Proteins co-encoded in one Rattus rattus isolate New Zealand chromosome 5, Rrattus_CSIRO_v1, whole genome shotgun sequence genomic window:
- the LOC116900875 gene encoding preferentially expressed antigen in melanoma-like protein 7 yields the protein MGSDTRPTLLNLASQSLVRNEVLTISVLEYLPSVFFPLLFKEAAMQRKTKMIKILVEYWPYSCLQVGLLINNPNLEIFQTILDGVSTWLKRKYRPRMHTLQLVDLRDGHHSSSDMQVGREGRNHLVETMLEEQVVEGHSRCRRNQRLRVFSDLSFMFPVQEDKRQAQLLQWAKKRRNFLHLCCEKLEIGAMEVSKVRDSLKLLEPEFVKELELNTVANLSKLEKIVPCISKMINLQKLMLVRIFEPRIHTTKEKENVTKIISLFSKLSCLQHLTIDDVYFLTGHMNELFRCLKSPLVSLKITLCQFTQSDLSSFAQPWNYSQLKHLCLKGAILTYLDVFPLNTFLKSVANTLQILELEDCSMNDFQLSILLPTVAQCPQLTCLNLYDNEISVDALKDFLHQTTDLSQLTTEMYPAPVEVYNEFDYVEVESFSQLCAELMDELTAVRKPKSICFGSYPCYDCSTRYIYENEVKLCECHE from the exons ATGGGCTCTGATACTCGACCCACACTCCTGAATCTGGCTTCACAGAGTCTGGTGAGAAATGAGGTATTGACCATCTCTGTTCTGGAGTACCTACCAAGTGTGTTCTTCCCACTTCTGTTCAAGGAGGCTGCcatgcaaagaaaaacaaagatgattAAGATCCTTGTGGAATACTGGCCCTACTCTTGCCTTCAGGTTGGGTTGCTAATTAATAACCCCAACTTGGAAATATTCCAGACTATACTGGATGGAGTAAGCACATGGCTGAAGCGGAAATATCGCCCCAG GATGCACACGCTTCAACTGGTTGACCTGAGGGATGGACACCATAGCTCCTCAGATATGCAGGTTGGAAGAGAGGGTAGAAATCATTTAGTAGAAACTATGCTTGAGGAGCAAGTAGTGGAGGGCCACTCAAGATGCAGAAGGAATCAGCGTTTGAGGGTGTTCAGTGACCTTTCCTTTATGTTTCCTGTGCAAGAAGATAAACGCCAAGCACAGTTGTTGCAGTGggcaaagaagagaaggaatttCCTACATCTGTGTTGTGAGAAGTTGGAGATCGGAGCAATGGAAGTGTCCAAAGTCAGGGATTCGTTAAAATTGTTAGAGCCAGAGTTCGTCAAGGAATTGGAACTGAATACAGTTGCGAATCTGTCCAAATTGGAAAAAATTGTACCTTGCATTAGCAAGATGATAAATCTTCAGAAACTCATGCTAGTACGCATCTTTGAACCAAGAATTCACACAACCAAGGAGAAGGAGAACGTCACAAAGATCATTTCTCTATTCTCCAAACTCAGCTGTCTCCAGCATCTCACTATTGATGATGTCTATTTTCTCACAGGCCACATGAATGAGTTGTTTAG GTGTCTGAAGTCCCCACTGGTGTCCCTCAAGATCACTCTGTGCCAGTTTACTCAGTCAGACTTGTCGTCATTTGCTCAGCCTTGGAACTACAGTCAGCTTAAACATCTGTGCTTGAAAGGTGCCATTTTAACTTACTTGGATGTCTTCCCTCTAAACACGTTCTTAAAGAGTGTTGCAAACACATTACAGATTCTGGAATTAGAAGACTGTAGTATGAATGACTTCCAGCTCAGTATCCTTCTGCCTACCGTGGCCCAATGCCCCCAGCTCACTTGCCTCAATTTGTATGACAACGAAATCTCCGTGGATGCTCTGAAGGACTTTCTGCACCAGACAACTGACCTGAGCCAGCTAACCACAGAAATGTACCCTGCTCCAGTAGAGGTCTATAATGAGTTTGATTATGTTGAAGTAGAGAGCTTTTCTCAGCTTTGTGCTGAACTCATGGATGAACTTACGGCTGTAAGGAAGCCCAAGTCAATCTGCTTCGGTTCCTATCCCTGTTATGACTGCAGTACACGTTATATCTATGAAAACGAGGTCAAACTTTGTGAGTGCCATGAGTAA